In one Bacillus sp. Marseille-P3661 genomic region, the following are encoded:
- a CDS encoding metallophosphoesterase family protein has translation MDKLKFIHTADLHLDSPFKGLKHMPAKLFQKVKESTFTAFTRIIELAITEKVDFVLIAGDLFDHDTRSLRSQVILREGLQMLCNHNIQVYIIHGNHDHLSGNYAQISWPENVHIYSKEVEMKPFQIEGRTLAHIYGFSYGQRAVTENMTTYYQMIEGAPFHIGMLHGNLKGGTDHDAYAPFTVEELLDKQFDYWALGHIHKRQQIHENPPIIYPGNIQGRHTNEKGEKGCYVIELSKEQTLSKFIPVAEIIWDNIEISIDNVETFDQLIDKIQIQKNELRLNNRSVLLTLSIKGSGPLHSLLQQPNATEQLLELINDIQEEDQKHFIWTIACRINTSIPYDRNQLKTEPHFLGDLLRQIDDNQDEVYENVLMFFYKNRNMGRHLEPFGDEEKREIFEQAERLLLEELLKN, from the coding sequence ATGGATAAGTTGAAGTTTATCCATACTGCTGATTTGCATTTGGATAGCCCTTTTAAAGGATTAAAGCATATGCCAGCTAAGCTTTTTCAAAAGGTTAAAGAAAGCACTTTTACTGCTTTTACAAGGATCATTGAGCTTGCGATAACAGAAAAGGTAGATTTTGTACTTATTGCCGGGGATTTGTTTGATCATGATACGCGGAGCTTACGATCACAGGTAATATTACGCGAAGGCTTACAAATGTTATGCAATCATAATATTCAGGTTTACATAATTCATGGGAATCATGATCATTTAAGTGGCAATTATGCTCAAATATCTTGGCCAGAAAATGTTCATATCTATTCAAAGGAAGTTGAGATGAAACCTTTTCAAATAGAAGGTAGGACGCTAGCACATATTTATGGGTTTAGTTATGGGCAACGAGCAGTTACTGAAAATATGACAACCTATTATCAAATGATAGAGGGAGCTCCTTTTCATATCGGGATGCTTCATGGGAATTTAAAAGGAGGTACAGACCATGATGCATATGCACCATTCACAGTTGAAGAACTTTTAGATAAACAATTTGATTATTGGGCTTTAGGACATATTCATAAACGTCAACAAATCCATGAAAACCCTCCAATTATCTATCCTGGGAATATTCAAGGTCGACATACCAATGAAAAAGGAGAAAAAGGCTGTTATGTAATTGAATTATCAAAAGAACAAACGCTATCAAAGTTTATTCCGGTGGCTGAAATTATTTGGGATAATATTGAAATAAGTATAGATAATGTTGAAACATTTGATCAACTCATCGATAAGATACAAATTCAGAAGAATGAGCTTAGGCTTAATAATCGATCTGTGTTACTAACTCTGAGTATTAAGGGGAGTGGCCCTCTCCACTCGTTGTTACAGCAGCCAAATGCAACTGAACAGTTATTAGAATTAATCAATGATATCCAAGAAGAAGATCAAAAGCATTTTATTTGGACGATAGCATGTCGGATTAATACATCAATACCATATGATCGTAATCAATTGAAAACTGAACCTCATTTTTTAGGTGATTTACTTAGACAAATCGATGACAATCAAGATGAAGTATATGAAAATGTGCTGATGTTCTTTTACAAAAACAGGAATATGGGACGCCATTTAGAACCATTCGGTGATGAAGAGAAAAGGGAAATTTTTGAGCAAGCGGAAAGACTCCTTTTAGAGGAACTCTTAAAGAACTGA
- a CDS encoding YuzL family protein, which yields MAKRQADPSKNGVAAASVKGKMNPGQHKQLTEHSFQSNNNQQYKKD from the coding sequence ATGGCAAAAAGACAAGCGGATCCAAGTAAAAATGGTGTTGCTGCAGCTAGTGTTAAAGGCAAAATGAATCCTGGACAGCACAAACAATTAACTGAACACTCTTTTCAATCTAACAACAATCAGCAATACAAAAAAGATTAA